A window of the Deltaproteobacteria bacterium genome harbors these coding sequences:
- a CDS encoding AgmX/PglI C-terminal domain-containing protein: protein MAEEPIMRIPLRTCVRCGKPIVAGMKECFSCGAPVDEEKKPDDQLIRCPTCGKELVRGAAVCSLCGTRLRPERAAAVTSAARPAPIPLTTLESAGPSSPFPSLEKGSFLGMTRRMGLRLGTVMFLLFGFLGGKLLFRGSSTDPPAVVPPPLSSPTSPSPPESVPPPVPPSPSLEVPAPARTFPKGRVVTADGLGSIRVFGPGMKEATRTTTVLRERVEEFLPSIRNVYSERLTPTQQLLGTLVLELAITPEGHVSQVEIHATAMENQEFAQIVRSLVQEWRFEPAAGATTVFYPLLFTPTELDPFSLIGLTRELLPGRYRMVGGGPVPVRVRPNDGGAEVGKVSPGLRVDIVGSQQGWLAVLSPKGKVGYIRRDALFPRSEEGVPSS from the coding sequence ATGGCTGAAGAACCAATTATGAGGATTCCCCTCCGTACCTGTGTACGATGTGGAAAGCCGATAGTGGCGGGGATGAAAGAGTGCTTTTCTTGTGGTGCGCCAGTTGATGAAGAAAAAAAGCCCGACGATCAGCTGATTCGTTGCCCGACGTGTGGTAAGGAACTGGTGCGTGGTGCAGCGGTATGTAGTCTCTGTGGCACTCGCCTCCGTCCAGAACGCGCTGCTGCTGTCACGTCTGCGGCGCGGCCAGCACCTATTCCCCTCACCACACTTGAGTCGGCAGGGCCATCCTCCCCCTTTCCATCTCTTGAGAAAGGGTCGTTTCTTGGCATGACGCGACGGATGGGATTACGGCTTGGCACGGTTATGTTTCTGTTGTTCGGTTTTCTTGGCGGAAAACTGTTGTTTCGTGGCTCCTCCACTGACCCTCCTGCCGTTGTTCCTCCTCCGCTCTCGTCACCAACCTCCCCCTCTCCTCCTGAGTCGGTTCCTCCTCCTGTTCCACCATCGCCGTCTTTAGAAGTTCCGGCTCCTGCTCGTACGTTCCCCAAAGGGCGAGTCGTGACTGCGGATGGGCTTGGGAGCATTCGCGTTTTTGGACCGGGGATGAAAGAGGCGACGCGTACGACGACAGTTCTGCGCGAACGTGTGGAAGAGTTTTTGCCGAGCATTCGTAACGTGTACAGTGAAAGACTTACCCCGACGCAACAGCTCCTTGGTACCCTCGTGTTGGAACTCGCCATCACGCCAGAAGGGCATGTGTCGCAAGTCGAAATCCATGCTACCGCAATGGAAAATCAAGAGTTCGCGCAAATCGTGCGAAGTCTGGTGCAAGAGTGGCGCTTTGAGCCAGCGGCAGGCGCAACGACCGTTTTCTATCCCTTACTCTTTACGCCGACAGAACTTGATCCTTTTTCACTGATTGGGTTGACGAGAGAGTTGCTGCCGGGGCGATACCGAATGGTAGGAGGAGGGCCAGTGCCTGTGCGCGTACGACCAAATGATGGCGGTGCTGAGGTGGGTAAAGTGTCGCCCGGTCTCCGCGTCGATATCGTAGGCTCACAACAAGGGTGGCTTGCGGTGCTCTCGCCGAAAGGGAAAGTGGGCTACATCCGGCGCGATGCGCTCTTTCCTCGCAGCGAAGAAGGAGTACCATCGTCGTAA
- a CDS encoding LLM class flavin-dependent oxidoreductase → MEFAIAYPAKPDAWKDLLVAEDHGFTHCWFYDSQMIYSDVYVCMALAAERTKRITLATGVAIPSNRIPPVTAHSIATINQLAPGRVILGIGTGFTGRNTMGLPPVPLDTVRSYIQQCRTLLRGDELLYREGARERWIRFLHQDHGYINVKDPTPIYFAANGPKALELVGEITDGWITTLSDPQSFKKNLAVVEKGATKAGRTLTNFPNVALCTGCVLRPGESLTSQRVIDRVGPFAIVALHALWERSAVASDLPPLLKDLYGKYDTEYAAKLKTPTDRRYLEIHEGHLIYLKPGEEKYVTEDLVRGFSLTGTGEEIIARLKALEAVGLKQVAIQVVGESGREMIEEFSREVIAKY, encoded by the coding sequence ATGGAATTTGCGATTGCGTACCCTGCGAAGCCGGACGCCTGGAAAGATCTGCTCGTTGCCGAAGATCACGGATTCACTCATTGTTGGTTCTATGATTCGCAAATGATCTACAGCGATGTCTATGTGTGTATGGCACTTGCTGCGGAACGGACCAAGCGGATCACACTTGCTACTGGTGTGGCCATTCCAAGCAATCGCATTCCACCAGTGACCGCGCATTCTATTGCGACGATCAATCAGCTTGCGCCGGGCCGTGTCATTCTTGGCATCGGTACCGGTTTTACCGGACGCAATACGATGGGGCTGCCGCCGGTGCCACTCGATACTGTCCGCTCCTACATTCAACAGTGCCGGACGTTGTTACGCGGGGATGAGTTACTCTACCGCGAGGGAGCCCGAGAGCGTTGGATTCGTTTTCTCCATCAGGATCATGGGTATATCAACGTTAAAGATCCGACTCCTATTTATTTTGCCGCGAACGGACCAAAAGCACTCGAACTCGTCGGCGAGATAACCGATGGCTGGATTACCACCTTGTCTGATCCGCAGAGCTTCAAGAAGAATCTTGCCGTAGTCGAAAAAGGAGCGACAAAAGCTGGTCGAACGCTGACCAATTTCCCCAACGTTGCGTTGTGCACCGGATGCGTCCTGCGGCCAGGAGAGTCGCTGACCTCGCAACGTGTGATTGACCGGGTTGGGCCGTTTGCGATTGTTGCGCTGCATGCCTTGTGGGAGCGCTCAGCGGTTGCCTCGGATCTCCCACCACTGTTGAAAGATCTGTATGGGAAGTATGACACCGAGTACGCGGCCAAACTCAAAACCCCGACGGACCGCCGGTATTTGGAGATCCACGAAGGCCACCTGATTTACCTGAAGCCTGGGGAAGAAAAGTATGTGACTGAGGACCTCGTTCGCGGGTTTAGCTTAACCGGCACCGGGGAAGAGATCATTGCTCGGCTCAAAGCGCTTGAAGCTGTGGGACTGAAGCAAGTGGCGATTCAAGTCGTAGGAGAATCTGGTCGTGAGATGATCGAGGAATTTAGTCGCGAGGTGATTGCAAAGTATTAA
- a CDS encoding SDR family oxidoreductase, with amino-acid sequence MGRLDGKIALVTGGASGIGRAICLSFAREGATIVCNDLVVDLAQKVLDECGQAKQGLAAKADVSNSRHVAAMFEKVGKKYGRLDILVNNAGIGLENAKLRARFNKVLEKQQSELASTGRITTALAATQNLSDEDWDRMLGVHLTGTFYCTREALKLMEKQRTGKIVSIASICGMTGCAGAPHYSAAKAGIMGFTRAVAREAIISGVNVNAIAPGYIDTPMTEAIDDAVRRMISMATPAGRFGSPQDVANLAVYLASEEANFVVGQVTSPNGGYVIA; translated from the coding sequence ATGGGGCGGTTGGATGGAAAAATAGCACTCGTCACTGGCGGTGCCTCCGGCATTGGTCGGGCGATTTGTCTCAGTTTCGCCCGTGAAGGGGCGACGATTGTCTGTAACGACCTCGTCGTTGATCTCGCACAGAAAGTGCTTGATGAATGCGGCCAGGCAAAACAGGGCCTGGCGGCCAAGGCGGATGTGTCTAACAGCCGCCACGTTGCTGCGATGTTCGAGAAAGTTGGGAAAAAGTACGGCCGCCTCGATATTCTCGTCAACAATGCAGGCATTGGGTTAGAGAATGCCAAGTTGCGTGCGCGTTTCAACAAAGTGCTGGAAAAGCAGCAGAGCGAACTCGCCAGCACGGGGAGAATTACCACTGCTCTCGCGGCCACGCAGAATCTGAGCGATGAAGATTGGGATCGCATGCTCGGGGTGCATCTGACTGGCACGTTTTACTGCACCCGCGAAGCGCTTAAGCTGATGGAGAAGCAACGGACCGGGAAGATCGTGAGTATCGCCTCGATTTGTGGCATGACCGGCTGTGCCGGTGCGCCACACTACAGCGCTGCCAAAGCGGGTATTATGGGATTTACTCGTGCCGTGGCACGCGAAGCAATCATCAGCGGAGTGAATGTCAATGCGATCGCGCCGGGGTATATCGATACCCCCATGACTGAGGCGATCGACGATGCCGTTCGTCGTATGATCAGTATGGCAACACCGGCTGGCCGCTTTGGCTCGCCGCAAGATGTGGCCAACTTAGCGGTCTATCTGGCATCGGAAGAGGCGAATTTTGTTGTCGGTCAAGTGACGAGCCCAAATGGGGGCTACGTCATCGCGTGA
- a CDS encoding RNA polymerase sigma factor yields the protein MTDDISHERFEDLYRAHYGRIMRLCRLLLHDTQEAEEAAQEVFLKLLRVSKGLTGVMVWEAWLTRVAVNTCRDRRRSWWWRSKRGNEMEWQTLQLPSIAPSPEEVTVSREQRERIWHFLRRLSSRQQEVFVLRYVEGWTGEEVAEFLEMTPGSVKRHLFRAVQHMRQALGGRS from the coding sequence GTGACAGACGATATTTCGCATGAGAGGTTTGAAGACCTGTATCGCGCCCATTACGGGCGCATTATGCGGCTGTGTCGTCTGCTTTTACATGACACGCAGGAAGCAGAGGAAGCTGCCCAGGAGGTTTTCCTCAAACTCTTACGGGTGAGTAAAGGTCTGACTGGGGTCATGGTGTGGGAGGCTTGGCTGACGCGCGTTGCCGTGAATACCTGCCGGGACCGGCGGCGCAGTTGGTGGTGGCGTAGCAAACGAGGGAACGAGATGGAATGGCAAACGTTACAGCTCCCCAGCATTGCACCATCGCCTGAAGAAGTGACCGTCAGTCGTGAACAACGGGAACGTATTTGGCACTTTCTCCGCCGCTTGTCCTCTCGCCAACAGGAAGTCTTTGTTCTGCGTTATGTCGAGGGCTGGACGGGCGAGGAAGTCGCGGAGTTCTTAGAGATGACGCCTGGCAGTGTGAAGCGCCATCTCTTCCGTGCTGTTCAGCATATGCGCCAGGCGCTTGGAGGTCGCTCGTGA
- a CDS encoding periplasmic heavy metal sensor — MRRYLRAVMIAVVMSSLWVSPAIGQDLGGLESFITGSTRGDGPGTLMLLLLKGIGLTPEQKQQVKSIFIAHRGNLETLFRELQAANAELTKTLFAEEEVNAADIAPHAERVTLARQQLLQEGLTVVLEVRQVLTPEQRVKAARLREQLQKLQGALTGSSQQHSGGTAP; from the coding sequence GTGAGAAGATATCTACGTGCCGTGATGATTGCAGTGGTCATGAGCAGCCTGTGGGTCTCTCCGGCGATCGGGCAAGACCTCGGCGGGCTGGAATCATTTATCACTGGGAGCACTCGTGGAGATGGACCGGGGACGTTGATGCTGCTGCTGTTGAAAGGGATCGGCCTTACTCCCGAACAAAAACAACAAGTGAAGAGCATTTTCATCGCCCATCGAGGCAATCTGGAGACGCTCTTTCGTGAACTCCAGGCGGCGAATGCAGAGTTAACGAAAACCCTCTTTGCTGAAGAAGAAGTGAATGCCGCGGATATTGCTCCTCATGCTGAACGTGTCACTCTGGCGCGACAACAGTTACTCCAGGAAGGGCTGACCGTTGTCCTTGAGGTACGACAGGTGCTGACTCCGGAACAACGAGTGAAAGCCGCACGACTGCGAGAGCAACTGCAAAAACTCCAGGGAGCATTGACTGGGTCGTCGCAACAACACAGTGGAGGAACAGCTCCATAA